In a single window of the Nitrospirota bacterium genome:
- the thiE gene encoding thiamine phosphate synthase, whose product MPPAPSRPPLRGFYAIIDPYPDPSLSFREIAEAYVRAGCPIIQLRMKGLEEHDARKIAQEIRPLIPRDRLFIINDFVEIARDVGAEGVHVGQDDLPPAEAREILGPKAVIGLSTHNLRQARMALGDPVDYIGFGPVFATRSKPNPDPVTGVEALREAVGTVRLPVVALGGITFQSLDSVLAARPAMVCSIAGAIEGGKVESNARLWLERCKRPD is encoded by the coding sequence ATGCCCCCCGCCCCTTCCCGGCCGCCCCTCCGCGGGTTCTACGCCATTATCGATCCGTATCCCGATCCTTCACTTTCCTTCCGGGAAATCGCCGAGGCCTACGTTCGCGCGGGCTGCCCGATCATCCAGCTTCGAATGAAGGGTCTGGAGGAGCACGATGCGAGGAAGATCGCTCAAGAGATCCGGCCGCTGATTCCTCGCGACCGTCTTTTCATCATCAACGACTTCGTGGAAATCGCGAGGGACGTGGGGGCCGAAGGCGTGCACGTGGGACAAGACGACCTGCCGCCGGCCGAGGCAAGAGAGATCTTGGGGCCGAAGGCCGTGATCGGACTGTCCACGCACAACCTGCGCCAGGCGAGAATGGCGCTCGGCGATCCGGTCGATTACATCGGGTTCGGTCCCGTCTTCGCCACTCGCAGCAAGCCCAACCCCGACCCCGTAACAGGCGTTGAAGCCCTTCGCGAAGCGGTGGGCACGGTCAGGTTGCCGGTGGTTGCGCTCGGCGGGATCACTTTTCAGAGCCTTGACTCCGTGTTAGCTGCCCGTCCCGCCATGGTCTGCTCCATCGCCGGTGCCATCGAGGGCGGGAAGGTGGAGTCAAACGCTCGCTTGTGGCTGGAGAGATGCAAACGTCCCGATTAG
- a CDS encoding N-acetylmuramoyl-L-alanine amidase, with translation MILRRFLVPGSSFLVFLLTPHTSLLTNQAWAASPKVVIDAGHGGTDPGAVSNGLKEALINLDVSERFRDLLKSDTDDTRGGGDWQVTMTRETDVFVSLSSRTDYANSIGADRFLSIHTNSFSDPSANGISTFSYSEGGTGARLRNDVHAEAMKHWPLRDRGNLTANFHVLRETAMPAELHELAFVSNAGDFVYLNDPAKRQEAARAHLHGIQNHYGMADYDPSAVTPPPPDDPPPPPPPSTGTLTGMIYDSSLGTGARIPNADVTLISNVSSQSDLNGVYTFSLSPGDYTVTAVATGYQAGSLSRTVVAGQTTWGSIGLAKIEEPPPPPPPPPPSDTEAPDISIAFPADGATTNQAEITVSGEVTDNLSVTRALVNGVDVTLTEGRKFAASVKLQTGSNKITAEAWDAAGNKGAESVTVTFNPLSGDPGTPPPPPDSPGCTSLPSPSASGLPPGLLAMAFLAARSFLRRRSSSYRG, from the coding sequence ATGATCCTCCGCCGGTTCCTGGTTCCTGGTTCCTCGTTCCTGGTCTTTCTACTCACCCCTCATACCTCACTCCTCACCAACCAAGCCTGGGCGGCTTCGCCCAAAGTCGTCATAGACGCCGGGCACGGCGGAACGGACCCGGGCGCCGTATCGAACGGGTTGAAAGAGGCACTCATCAATCTCGATGTCTCCGAACGCTTCCGGGATCTCCTGAAGAGCGACACGGACGACACCCGCGGCGGCGGCGACTGGCAGGTCACCATGACGAGGGAGACGGACGTCTTCGTCAGCCTCTCTTCGAGGACGGACTACGCCAACTCCATCGGCGCGGATCGTTTCCTTTCCATCCATACCAACAGTTTCTCCGATCCTTCCGCGAACGGCATCTCCACCTTCTCCTATTCCGAAGGCGGCACGGGGGCCCGGCTCCGCAACGACGTTCACGCCGAGGCCATGAAGCATTGGCCGTTGCGCGACCGCGGCAATCTGACGGCCAACTTTCACGTCCTCCGCGAAACGGCCATGCCTGCGGAGTTGCACGAGTTGGCCTTTGTTTCGAATGCAGGAGATTTCGTCTACCTGAACGATCCCGCCAAGAGACAGGAGGCGGCGCGAGCCCACCTGCACGGGATTCAGAATCACTACGGAATGGCCGACTACGACCCTTCGGCGGTCACTCCACCGCCACCCGACGACCCGCCACCCCCGCCGCCGCCATCCACGGGAACATTGACGGGCATGATTTACGACTCATCCCTGGGAACGGGTGCTCGCATTCCCAATGCGGACGTAACGTTGATCTCCAACGTCTCCTCGCAATCGGATCTGAACGGCGTATATACATTTTCGTTGTCCCCCGGCGACTACACCGTCACCGCCGTGGCCACGGGATACCAAGCAGGGAGCCTGAGTCGAACCGTGGTCGCAGGCCAAACCACGTGGGGCAGCATCGGCCTGGCCAAAATCGAAGAGCCGCCGCCTCCACCGCCACCGCCCCCCCCATCGGACACGGAAGCACCGGACATCAGCATCGCTTTCCCCGCCGACGGCGCCACGACGAATCAGGCGGAGATCACCGTGTCCGGCGAAGTGACGGATAACCTTTCAGTCACCCGGGCTTTGGTGAACGGGGTGGATGTCACGCTCACCGAGGGCCGCAAGTTCGCCGCATCCGTCAAGCTCCAAACAGGCAGCAACAAGATCACCGCCGAAGCTTGGGACGCGGCCGGCAACAAAGGTGCCGAATCCGTGACCGTAACCTTCAATCCTTTGTCCGGTGACCCCGGAACCCCACCCCCTCCTCCCGACTCGCCCGGCTGTACATCCCTCCCTTCGCCATCCGCCTCCGGCCTCCCTCCCGGCCTCCTCGCAATGGCCTTCCTCGCCGCTCGCTCCTTCCTCCGTCGCCGCTCATCTTCCTATCGGGGCTGA
- a CDS encoding GHKL domain-containing protein — protein sequence MPPPANASHSGFTTLPAGQADTPDGSGRSVRRPLFGTFRRVAEVDGSRPSGLSVRKKLIYVFGCVIIATVAIIGGVSTLRERTNFRRLYLEGVLAMTNQIAIQSHEVVLLPSHDLRLALDSVVADLVSRQNLDILSLNVVQADGRILVPYSAGENTLYRLPPGLTLPRVVSGQPSLARYATPSGIHALHVSAPILHDKTPIGRIEVDVSEERVANTLHRSTLTLLALTLIVLIAGTSLVAFFSSRFSRPLRTLTERIRRLGLGMAELSHTRRSADEIAELTGAFELMWHNLESSVSQISGGILTLTENSNFLRLPDDPADLEALGKRYTSMLMASALGDVPSGQTPDPLHERMASAVRKMRDVGARQGHILRAAHLGEDAQMKALNGPYLTKLFESLGAATDNVLSTQEMLRTVLNEAGAAIVVTDPLGRIIFLNPLSKEYLGIVVNGHMPEESIWEILQARLGWEKDATHAALQAIATLRGHYEVQAEIQAPLRTVRLTAAGVWDREQILLACVFVFTDVSHLAELNRRKTEVVHFMSHEMRAPLTVIQTYAEILQDRLSEDPQAEKQTNLILDHVARLRRLIDSFLDVSRIESGRQELQLAPRNIAGLLEQCIMGFRPRATEKSIHLALDVSPGDNTVNVDGDLLSQVVTNLVSNAIEYSPNDREVRVKLATAKEGLTVSVIDQGYGMDDQELTKLFQKFYRASSSQHRTSKGTGLGLAFVKEVIEKHGGRVGVSSEKDVGSTFWFSLPRAVASSASREVEKSVLQPPRLPDIS from the coding sequence ATGCCACCTCCCGCTAACGCCTCGCATTCAGGATTCACGACTCTTCCCGCCGGACAGGCCGACACGCCGGACGGATCCGGTCGAAGCGTTCGACGCCCATTGTTCGGAACCTTCCGGAGAGTGGCTGAAGTGGATGGCTCCCGACCCTCAGGCTTGTCTGTTCGGAAGAAGCTGATCTATGTCTTCGGGTGCGTCATCATCGCCACGGTCGCCATCATTGGAGGCGTCAGCACACTGAGGGAACGAACCAATTTCAGGAGATTGTATCTTGAGGGAGTTCTCGCGATGACCAACCAGATCGCCATCCAGAGTCATGAGGTGGTCCTGCTTCCTTCTCACGATCTGCGCCTGGCTCTCGACAGCGTTGTGGCCGACTTGGTGTCCCGCCAAAATCTGGACATCCTCAGCCTCAATGTCGTTCAGGCGGACGGGAGGATCCTTGTTCCCTATTCGGCCGGCGAAAACACTTTGTACCGGCTCCCGCCAGGTCTCACACTCCCACGGGTGGTCTCCGGCCAACCTTCACTGGCGCGCTATGCTACGCCTTCCGGCATCCATGCCCTCCACGTATCCGCTCCCATTCTGCACGACAAGACCCCCATCGGACGGATTGAGGTCGACGTTTCGGAGGAGCGGGTCGCCAACACCCTCCATCGGTCGACGCTCACCCTTCTCGCCCTGACCCTGATCGTTCTTATCGCGGGAACCTCCTTGGTCGCCTTCTTCTCCTCAAGGTTTTCCCGGCCTCTTCGAACCTTGACCGAACGGATTCGCCGGCTCGGGCTGGGGATGGCCGAACTATCTCACACCCGCCGATCCGCCGATGAGATCGCGGAGCTGACGGGCGCCTTTGAGCTGATGTGGCACAATCTGGAATCCAGTGTCTCGCAGATCAGCGGCGGGATACTCACCCTGACGGAGAACTCCAATTTTCTCCGGCTTCCGGATGATCCCGCCGACCTGGAAGCCCTTGGCAAGCGGTATACATCCATGCTTATGGCTTCGGCCCTGGGTGATGTCCCGTCGGGTCAGACGCCAGACCCACTCCACGAGCGCATGGCATCCGCAGTTCGGAAAATGCGCGATGTCGGCGCGCGCCAGGGACACATCCTTCGGGCGGCTCATTTGGGTGAGGATGCCCAGATGAAAGCGTTGAATGGACCCTACCTCACGAAATTGTTTGAATCGTTGGGCGCGGCAACAGACAATGTGCTCTCAACCCAGGAAATGCTTCGAACCGTGCTGAACGAGGCGGGTGCCGCCATCGTGGTCACCGACCCGTTGGGACGAATCATTTTCCTGAACCCGCTCTCAAAAGAGTATCTGGGCATCGTTGTCAACGGACACATGCCGGAGGAAAGCATCTGGGAAATCCTCCAGGCGCGCCTGGGCTGGGAGAAAGATGCGACCCACGCTGCTTTGCAAGCGATTGCCACGCTCCGCGGCCACTACGAGGTCCAGGCAGAGATTCAGGCACCTCTCCGGACCGTACGATTGACGGCGGCGGGCGTCTGGGACCGGGAACAGATTCTTCTTGCCTGCGTGTTCGTATTCACGGATGTCTCACATCTGGCCGAGCTCAATCGCCGTAAGACGGAGGTTGTCCACTTCATGTCCCATGAAATGAGGGCGCCCCTGACCGTAATTCAGACCTACGCTGAAATTCTCCAGGATCGCCTATCCGAAGATCCCCAGGCGGAAAAACAAACCAACCTGATCCTCGACCATGTCGCACGGCTCAGACGCCTGATCGACTCTTTCCTGGACGTCTCCCGCATCGAGTCCGGCCGGCAGGAGTTGCAACTGGCCCCACGGAACATCGCCGGACTCCTCGAACAATGCATCATGGGCTTCCGGCCCCGGGCCACCGAGAAATCCATCCACCTGGCCCTGGACGTTTCTCCGGGTGACAATACCGTTAACGTGGACGGCGATCTGCTCAGCCAGGTGGTGACAAATCTCGTGTCGAATGCCATCGAGTACAGCCCGAACGACCGGGAGGTCCGCGTCAAGCTCGCAACGGCGAAGGAGGGTCTCACCGTCTCTGTAATCGATCAGGGCTACGGAATGGACGATCAGGAACTCACCAAGCTGTTCCAGAAGTTCTATCGCGCCTCCTCCTCCCAACATCGCACAAGCAAGGGGACAGGCCTCGGTCTGGCTTTCGTCAAAGAGGTCATCGAAAAACATGGGGGCCGAGTGGGAGTGAGCAGCGAAAAGGATGTCGGATCGACTTTCTGGTTCAGTCTCCCGCGGGCGGTCGCGAGCAGCGCCTCGCGTGAAGTGGAGAAATCAGTGCTCCAGCCCCCCCGTCTCCCGGACATCTCCTAG
- a CDS encoding ZIP family metal transporter has translation MSLSLARLSLYTILIMISVAMGLALLRRRPGTRWRTRSLSLSAGVFLGLTFFHIVPEVFDSLAAKAGLFFIAGFSLIYVLERFFMVHPCEEPDCETHVLGYPAFVGLSIHSFSDGLALGSSMMLPATGLGFAVFLGILAHHAPQAFSLTSLLLREHFTWTKVVWTNLLFVAMIPLGAVAAGIPSDLAGAALLPALLAFSGGIFLHIGISDLIPEIHEAKDSRALHIFLFLAGLVMMGGVRLLRS, from the coding sequence ATGTCCCTCTCATTGGCCCGCCTTTCCCTCTACACGATCCTCATCATGATCTCCGTGGCCATGGGTCTCGCACTCCTCCGGCGGAGACCCGGCACGCGATGGCGAACCCGAAGCCTGAGCCTGAGCGCGGGCGTTTTTCTCGGACTCACCTTCTTCCATATCGTACCCGAAGTGTTTGACTCGCTCGCGGCCAAGGCCGGACTGTTCTTCATTGCCGGCTTCAGTCTGATCTACGTCCTGGAGAGGTTCTTCATGGTGCATCCGTGCGAGGAGCCCGATTGTGAAACGCACGTGCTGGGCTACCCCGCCTTCGTCGGCCTCTCGATCCATTCCTTCTCGGACGGTCTGGCCCTCGGCTCCAGCATGATGCTGCCCGCCACGGGCCTCGGTTTTGCCGTCTTCCTGGGGATTCTGGCCCACCATGCACCGCAGGCTTTTTCGCTCACGAGCCTCCTCCTGCGCGAGCACTTCACTTGGACGAAGGTCGTGTGGACAAACCTCCTGTTCGTGGCGATGATCCCCCTCGGCGCCGTAGCCGCAGGGATCCCCTCGGATCTCGCGGGTGCAGCCCTGCTCCCGGCGCTTCTGGCCTTCTCAGGCGGTATCTTCCTCCACATCGGCATCTCCGACCTCATCCCCGAAATTCATGAGGCCAAGGATTCCCGCGCCCTCCATATCTTTCTCTTCCTGGCGGGTCTGGTGATGATGGGCGGCGTCCGGCTGTTGCGCTCCTGA
- a CDS encoding DUF4398 domain-containing protein, with translation MRSTRRWLALILIFGAGRAQGARATGPGFLNALDHPRTVAMGRAVSGLADDYSSAAQNPAALAMVVSKVGAFCYLQPSSGGHAGCMEYNHGLSSQGTIGLFAYYEDLGSFSLTTGDSKTQGSGRETRSVVIGRFGRDMGPSTSVGAFLKAFQQQVFDTRSIGAAADLGAVYRVPVQNLQIGASILNLGPGVREGKRNSQLPTQANVGLGYKLLRRDLPILAGDVALGLDGFVPIRSKPGLRLGLEYAWSSWSSWLATGPDGSAPSISNGYTLSFRGGSALSPDRTVYSTGAGLSLGIISVDYSFTLQNPVSAEHRLALGYKFGPPVRQTGPDILYSRRIEQDTTVREQLVQSTVEDTSMKFVEQALNQAGTLLGAVWELGAEQREPERFEEARRSFEEARTATQSKHYEDAWILASQASLKAIDLKEVLARPVVQPIPAAPEQIAEEPEPAEPPAPPHVQSPPPAVPKALPVRAVAPPREPVIVPEPEPASEPLISPEQSRRFEMGRRQYEEHQYSAAITTWEALLRELPGHSFTRLSLSRAYRYLGLESFRSRNYRQAALFWRRGLQHAPDDAEMRTFLENAESISRRLESIDATSR, from the coding sequence ATGCGGTCCACCCGTCGCTGGCTGGCCCTGATCCTCATTTTTGGCGCCGGCCGCGCACAGGGCGCAAGAGCCACGGGCCCGGGGTTTCTCAACGCCCTGGACCATCCGCGAACGGTGGCCATGGGCCGCGCGGTCTCCGGGCTAGCCGATGACTACTCCTCCGCAGCTCAGAATCCGGCGGCGCTGGCGATGGTCGTGAGCAAGGTTGGCGCTTTTTGCTACCTTCAGCCCAGTTCAGGCGGGCACGCCGGATGCATGGAGTACAACCATGGCCTTTCATCGCAAGGCACGATCGGCCTGTTTGCCTACTATGAGGATCTAGGGAGTTTTTCCCTCACCACGGGGGATTCCAAGACTCAGGGATCTGGACGGGAAACCCGCAGTGTCGTCATCGGCCGATTCGGCCGGGATATGGGGCCCTCCACAAGCGTGGGCGCCTTCCTGAAAGCCTTTCAACAGCAGGTCTTCGACACGCGATCCATCGGCGCCGCCGCTGACTTGGGCGCGGTGTACAGAGTGCCCGTCCAGAATCTTCAAATCGGGGCTTCCATCCTCAATCTGGGCCCCGGCGTTCGGGAGGGAAAGCGGAACTCCCAGCTTCCCACCCAGGCCAACGTGGGACTCGGCTACAAGCTGCTTCGACGCGACCTTCCGATTCTGGCCGGTGATGTTGCGCTTGGGCTGGATGGATTCGTGCCCATCCGTTCAAAGCCCGGACTCCGACTCGGCCTCGAATACGCCTGGAGTTCCTGGTCGTCATGGCTCGCCACGGGGCCGGACGGATCCGCCCCGTCGATTTCGAATGGATATACCCTCTCGTTCAGAGGCGGCAGCGCCTTGAGCCCCGACCGAACCGTCTATTCGACGGGAGCCGGTCTCTCGTTGGGAATCATTTCCGTGGATTACAGCTTCACCCTCCAGAATCCGGTTTCGGCTGAGCACCGTCTCGCGCTCGGATACAAGTTCGGACCGCCTGTCCGACAGACCGGGCCCGACATCCTGTACTCGCGCCGCATCGAACAGGATACGACGGTGCGGGAGCAACTCGTGCAGTCGACGGTGGAAGATACCTCGATGAAATTCGTCGAACAGGCGCTGAACCAGGCCGGAACGTTACTCGGGGCGGTCTGGGAGTTGGGCGCCGAACAGCGCGAGCCCGAACGGTTCGAAGAGGCAAGGCGGAGTTTCGAGGAGGCCCGCACCGCCACACAGTCGAAGCATTACGAGGACGCCTGGATTCTCGCATCCCAAGCCTCGCTCAAGGCCATCGATCTGAAGGAGGTGCTCGCGAGGCCGGTCGTCCAGCCGATCCCGGCCGCCCCGGAACAGATCGCTGAAGAACCGGAACCTGCCGAGCCTCCCGCGCCGCCCCATGTTCAATCCCCGCCCCCTGCCGTGCCCAAAGCCCTGCCGGTGAGGGCTGTGGCTCCGCCCAGGGAACCGGTCATCGTCCCGGAACCGGAACCCGCTTCGGAACCCCTGATCTCGCCCGAGCAGTCAAGGCGTTTTGAGATGGGCAGGCGACAGTATGAGGAGCACCAGTATAGCGCCGCCATCACAACCTGGGAGGCCCTGCTCAGAGAGCTCCCAGGACACTCGTTCACGCGACTCTCCCTGAGCCGGGCCTACCGCTACTTGGGCCTCGAATCCTTTCGATCCCGGAACTACCGCCAGGCAGCCCTTTTCTGGCGACGAGGTCTGCAGCACGCACCCGACGATGCCGAGATGAGAACCTTCCTGGAGAACGCGGAATCCATTTCCCGCCGACTGGAATCGATCGATGCCACCTCCCGCTAA
- a CDS encoding CehA/McbA family metallohydrolase, producing MTLPDGSRCAWILAWIVCGVAGCNKNTNDPRLVGPLAPTETRAGEIRSAKELLSGPKAEGRLGDYKLINERVSFVVEGARPSSGYLAYGGLVVDAVREGQGGGSGQDSFEEAGPVINLQAFRGEKVEIVNPGGSGIPAVIKVRGSLAPVPIVADLFPLQLATGAAAITYTLEPGASDLRMDLEITNSGSQSVSFQVGAMFLFGDYVKRFVPGVGFDSAQFGGRTVDLFGGVGRDVSYGWASETEDTKIAINILDVFVTIGEPVSVAPGASLSLTRRLVVAGGTVEELLEARDLALGRSRPRGIVEGRIVGLTAEDLAHTEVHVLSEREEGEELLTQGRPDGNGRFHFAVQPGPVRLVTVAPGRPKKIVDLEVKEGVSALGDLSLPARGGLSFEVSDETAPLPSKLTIESQGEDPDPPKAILGEPPRPEDTIRLVFSHSGSGEVALPPGAYRVTASRGVEYTIDSQVLTVPADGTVSFRGALSKVVDTGEYRSGDFHIHALPSPDSEDLLEMKVQAFAAEGLQIAVSTDHDRLTNYAPAVALLGLDRWLTTFIGDEISTNIKGHFNAFPLALQPMARNSGAVDWFGLTVPAIVELARKANSGDELVQMNHPRGSSAYFNYIEFDPAAGESRNAAEFTTQFDTIEVFNGKRKSDTPKVLQDWYSLLNRGVFIPAVGNSDSHTAAQKQEVGYPRTYIRFPGVSSLSEIDKAGLMKRIRAGDVTVCGGPFVTIEAGDVSMGSTVKAVDGAVEIRVRVQAPPWMDVDTVKLIVNGRETSELSFPLPSSGDVVRLDKMVTVRVATDAWVVEVAEGDGDLGPVVLGTNALSFTNPIFIDADGNGVFDPPR from the coding sequence ATGACCCTCCCTGATGGTTCACGATGCGCTTGGATTCTTGCCTGGATCGTTTGTGGTGTGGCCGGATGCAACAAGAATACGAATGACCCGCGTCTGGTCGGCCCGCTGGCGCCGACCGAAACGCGCGCCGGAGAAATCCGATCCGCCAAGGAGCTTCTGTCCGGCCCAAAGGCCGAAGGCAGGCTCGGCGACTACAAATTGATCAACGAACGTGTTTCGTTTGTCGTCGAGGGGGCGCGACCGTCATCCGGTTATCTCGCCTACGGGGGCCTCGTCGTCGACGCGGTTCGCGAGGGGCAGGGAGGGGGATCGGGTCAGGACTCCTTCGAGGAGGCGGGGCCCGTGATCAATCTTCAGGCGTTCCGTGGGGAGAAGGTGGAGATTGTGAATCCAGGAGGTTCGGGAATACCGGCGGTGATCAAGGTGAGGGGAAGCCTGGCGCCGGTCCCGATCGTGGCGGATCTATTTCCTCTGCAATTGGCGACGGGCGCCGCCGCGATCACCTACACCCTCGAACCGGGGGCCTCGGACCTGCGCATGGACTTGGAAATTACGAACTCGGGATCCCAGTCGGTGTCCTTTCAGGTCGGAGCCATGTTTCTGTTCGGGGACTATGTGAAAAGGTTCGTTCCCGGAGTGGGGTTCGACAGCGCCCAGTTCGGTGGGCGCACGGTCGATCTCTTCGGCGGGGTCGGGCGGGATGTGTCCTATGGTTGGGCATCCGAGACGGAAGACACCAAGATCGCCATCAACATTCTGGATGTGTTTGTTACGATCGGTGAGCCCGTGTCCGTTGCGCCCGGCGCTTCCCTGAGCCTGACTCGACGTCTCGTCGTGGCCGGCGGCACGGTGGAAGAACTGCTTGAAGCGAGGGATCTCGCGCTTGGCCGGAGTCGGCCCCGGGGCATCGTTGAAGGTCGGATTGTCGGGCTGACTGCCGAAGATCTCGCTCACACAGAGGTTCACGTGTTGAGCGAACGCGAAGAGGGCGAGGAACTCCTGACGCAGGGGAGGCCGGATGGCAACGGACGCTTCCACTTCGCCGTGCAGCCCGGACCGGTCCGCCTCGTTACGGTGGCCCCCGGCCGTCCAAAGAAAATTGTGGACCTGGAGGTGAAGGAGGGCGTTTCCGCACTGGGCGATCTGAGTTTGCCTGCGCGAGGCGGGCTCTCGTTTGAAGTATCTGATGAAACGGCCCCGCTTCCCTCAAAACTGACCATCGAATCTCAGGGCGAAGATCCTGATCCACCGAAGGCGATCCTCGGCGAGCCGCCGAGGCCGGAGGACACCATCCGACTCGTGTTCTCCCACTCCGGTTCTGGAGAAGTGGCGTTGCCGCCGGGCGCCTACCGTGTCACCGCATCACGGGGCGTTGAGTATACAATCGATTCTCAAGTCTTGACCGTTCCAGCCGATGGAACCGTGTCGTTCCGCGGGGCGCTCAGCAAGGTGGTCGATACGGGCGAATACCGGTCCGGAGATTTCCATATCCATGCGCTTCCGAGCCCGGACAGCGAGGACCTCCTGGAGATGAAAGTGCAGGCCTTTGCGGCGGAGGGGCTACAGATCGCCGTATCCACCGACCACGACCGGCTGACGAACTACGCGCCTGCCGTCGCCTTGCTCGGTCTCGACCGATGGTTGACCACGTTCATCGGCGACGAAATTTCAACAAACATCAAAGGCCACTTCAACGCCTTCCCGCTCGCCCTTCAGCCGATGGCGCGGAACTCCGGCGCCGTGGACTGGTTCGGGCTCACGGTTCCCGCGATCGTCGAATTGGCGAGGAAAGCGAACTCGGGCGATGAGCTTGTGCAGATGAATCATCCTCGCGGCAGCTCGGCCTATTTCAATTACATCGAGTTCGATCCCGCAGCCGGCGAATCCAGGAACGCCGCTGAATTCACGACCCAGTTCGACACCATCGAAGTGTTCAACGGCAAGCGGAAGTCAGACACCCCCAAGGTATTGCAGGATTGGTACTCGCTGCTCAACCGCGGCGTCTTCATCCCGGCCGTGGGGAATTCCGATTCGCACACGGCGGCGCAAAAGCAGGAGGTTGGCTATCCGAGGACCTACATTCGCTTCCCCGGTGTGAGTTCCCTTTCGGAGATCGACAAGGCCGGGCTGATGAAGCGGATTCGCGCCGGCGATGTCACCGTGTGCGGCGGTCCGTTCGTGACGATCGAAGCCGGGGACGTGTCGATGGGTTCAACCGTGAAGGCCGTGGACGGCGCCGTCGAAATCCGCGTGCGGGTTCAGGCTCCGCCCTGGATGGATGTGGATACCGTGAAACTCATCGTGAATGGGAGGGAGACTTCGGAGCTTTCCTTTCCGTTGCCTTCGAGTGGTGACGTTGTCAGGCTCGACAAGATGGTCACGGTGCGGGTGGCTACCGATGCCTGGGTTGTTGAGGTTGCTGAAGGCGACGGCGATCTGGGGCCTGTGGTTCTCGGCACCAACGCCCTGTCGTTCACCAACCCTATTTTCATCGATGCCGACGGCAACGGCGTCTTCGATCCGCCGCGCTGA
- a CDS encoding c-type cytochrome has protein sequence MVRHVFLGVILSAFLIPVLPSVARAAGGKDLFLEKKCDKCHSVASEKIEKQVNKKTGKKKKGPDLSGVGLDHDADWLTKFVKKEIEAESVYDKTKKVKHKKKFKGTDADLKSLVQYLAGLKTKVEVKEEAGGEEDEEEGEEKD, from the coding sequence ATGGTTCGACACGTCTTCCTCGGAGTGATCCTCTCCGCGTTCCTGATCCCGGTCCTTCCCTCAGTGGCGCGTGCCGCCGGAGGGAAAGACCTTTTCCTCGAAAAGAAATGCGACAAGTGCCACTCCGTTGCGTCCGAAAAGATTGAGAAACAGGTGAACAAGAAAACGGGAAAGAAAAAGAAGGGACCCGACCTGTCGGGCGTGGGCCTCGACCATGATGCGGACTGGCTGACGAAGTTTGTGAAGAAGGAAATCGAAGCCGAGTCCGTTTACGACAAGACCAAGAAAGTGAAGCACAAAAAGAAGTTCAAAGGGACGGACGCCGATCTGAAGTCGCTCGTCCAGTATTTGGCCGGTTTGAAGACGAAGGTGGAAGTCAAAGAAGAAGCCGGAGGGGAAGAGGACGAGGAGGAAGGCGAGGAGAAAGACTGA
- a CDS encoding PD40 domain-containing protein: MKTLVRLLASVFVAATASWADSISISNIREFARGEYMAASWSPDAQQIAFSGFKYRGLFVAPLAGGTLSQLTSDPWAGFRPIWSNDSRALITSFPGAGSEKLRAIDLQGNALHTIPTFRAPSRSGGTEVYAESDEIFIIQAKTPAIQITRGGDKFFAPMLSPDGSKVLYQGLASGLFVHEPASGRTLNLGRGNHPAFSPDSDLVFFDVSTDDGRNLLSADLFVQDLKKLGRIRLTFTKDRLEQRPAPSPDMKALVFDAEGVIYVGDLVSK; this comes from the coding sequence ATGAAAACGTTGGTTCGGCTCCTCGCAAGCGTTTTCGTAGCCGCCACCGCAAGTTGGGCGGATTCGATTTCGATATCCAACATCCGGGAGTTCGCTCGCGGCGAGTACATGGCCGCGTCGTGGTCGCCCGACGCCCAACAAATCGCCTTCTCCGGCTTCAAATACAGGGGCCTGTTTGTCGCGCCGCTCGCGGGAGGGACACTGAGTCAACTCACGAGCGACCCTTGGGCCGGGTTCCGCCCGATCTGGTCGAACGACAGCCGCGCCCTCATCACATCCTTCCCCGGGGCGGGCAGCGAGAAGCTGCGCGCCATCGACCTCCAGGGAAACGCGTTACATACGATTCCCACTTTCCGGGCGCCCTCGCGGAGCGGCGGCACGGAGGTCTACGCCGAATCGGACGAAATCTTCATAATTCAAGCAAAGACACCTGCGATTCAGATCACTCGGGGCGGTGACAAGTTCTTCGCGCCGATGCTCTCGCCTGATGGATCCAAAGTACTGTACCAAGGGCTGGCCTCGGGCCTCTTCGTTCATGAACCGGCATCGGGCCGGACGCTGAACCTGGGTCGAGGCAATCACCCGGCCTTCTCGCCGGATTCCGATTTGGTCTTCTTCGACGTATCGACGGACGATGGGAGGAACCTCCTCTCCGCCGACCTGTTCGTACAGGACCTGAAAAAACTCGGCCGCATCCGGCTCACGTTCACGAAAGACCGGCTCGAGCAGCGACCGGCGCCTTCACCCGATATGAAGGCACTGGTCTTTGACGCCGAGGGCGTCATCTACGTGGGCGACCTGGTTTCCAAATGA